A genomic window from Motilibacter aurantiacus includes:
- a CDS encoding sensor histidine kinase: MLALVALALVLTGLAATSLLRSSLQGQVDTDLRNDAPDVARSILATLSGQAPRSDGPQYSIYVVRLNAADGTEAYTQLGRSTGEPDLPQIPTPEARKRASKVFTVPSESGGGTWRAVVVPYSGQIFFTKSNGSQVVVSSATVAVSLSGIDDTLKRLRLIELFVGIAVLALLGVAGYFVVRSSLKPLVDVERTAEAVAAGDLSRRVRESDPRTEVGRLSRTFNSMISQVEAAFRSRAASEASARSSEERMRRFVGDASHELRTPLTSIRGFAELYRQGAVQERSDVDQVMRRIEDEAQRMGGLVEDMLLLARLDQQRPLERARVHLATLASDAVLDAGAMDPERPVTLETVGADPSPVVLGDDARLRQVLGNLVRNALVHTPPGTPVTVRVGTADVDGTRWALLEVRDEGPGLAPEDAARIFERFFRTDASRTRAAGGTGLGLSIVAALVAAHGGTVGVDTAPGAGATFRVLLPLALADAVAHIPEAELKGLPGTSVPSSISP, from the coding sequence ATGCTCGCGCTGGTCGCCCTGGCGCTCGTGCTGACCGGGCTGGCCGCGACGTCCCTGCTGCGCAGCTCGCTGCAGGGACAGGTCGACACCGATCTGCGCAACGATGCGCCCGACGTCGCCAGGTCCATCCTGGCGACGCTCAGCGGGCAGGCGCCGCGCTCGGACGGCCCCCAGTACTCGATCTACGTCGTCCGCCTCAACGCAGCCGACGGCACCGAGGCCTACACCCAGCTGGGGCGCTCCACGGGCGAGCCCGACCTGCCGCAGATCCCGACGCCCGAAGCCAGGAAGCGCGCGAGCAAGGTCTTCACCGTCCCCTCGGAGTCCGGCGGCGGCACCTGGCGAGCGGTCGTCGTGCCGTACAGCGGCCAGATCTTCTTCACGAAGTCGAACGGCTCGCAGGTCGTCGTGTCGAGCGCGACGGTGGCCGTGAGCCTCAGCGGCATCGACGACACCCTGAAGCGGCTCCGCCTCATCGAGCTCTTCGTCGGCATCGCCGTTCTCGCGCTCCTCGGCGTCGCGGGCTACTTCGTGGTCCGTTCCTCGCTCAAGCCGCTCGTCGACGTCGAGCGCACCGCCGAGGCCGTCGCCGCCGGCGACCTCTCCCGGCGCGTACGCGAGAGCGACCCGCGCACCGAGGTCGGCCGGCTGTCCCGCACGTTCAACTCGATGATCTCGCAGGTGGAAGCAGCATTCCGGAGTCGTGCTGCGTCCGAGGCCAGTGCCCGCTCGTCGGAGGAGCGGATGCGCCGCTTCGTCGGCGACGCCAGCCACGAGCTGCGCACCCCGCTGACGTCGATCCGCGGCTTCGCGGAGCTCTACCGCCAGGGCGCCGTGCAGGAGCGCTCCGACGTCGACCAGGTGATGCGGCGCATCGAGGACGAGGCCCAGCGCATGGGCGGGCTCGTCGAGGACATGCTGCTGCTCGCCCGCCTCGACCAGCAGCGGCCGCTCGAGCGCGCGCGCGTGCATCTCGCGACGCTCGCGAGCGACGCCGTGCTCGACGCCGGGGCGATGGACCCCGAACGGCCCGTCACGCTGGAGACGGTCGGCGCCGACCCGTCCCCCGTCGTCCTCGGCGACGACGCCCGGCTCCGGCAGGTGCTCGGCAACCTGGTCCGCAACGCGCTCGTGCACACCCCGCCGGGCACACCCGTGACGGTACGGGTCGGGACGGCCGACGTGGACGGCACCCGGTGGGCGCTGCTCGAGGTCCGCGACGAGGGGCCGGGGCTGGCGCCGGAGGACGCGGCACGGATCTTCGAGCGGTTCTTCCGGACCGACGCCTCCCGGACGCGCGCAGCGGGCGGCACCGGGCTGGGCCTGTCCATCGTGGCCGCGCTGGTCGCGGCCCACGGCGGGACGGTCGGCGTCGACACCGCGCCCGGCGCCGGCGCAACCTTCCGAGTGCTGCTGCCGCTCGCCCTCGCCGATGCGGTGGCACACATCCCGGAGGCCGAGCTAAAGGGCTTGCCGGGCACCTCGGTCCCCTCCAGCATCTCCCCATGA
- a CDS encoding response regulator transcription factor, whose translation MAAEARLLVVDDEPNIRELLSASLRFAGFDVTTAADGQQALSLAESTRPDLVVLDVMMPGLDGFGVLRRMRENGSRVPVVLLTAKDATEDKIGGLTLGADDYVTKPFSLEEVVARIRAVLRRAGEAAPADTARLSFADIELDEETHEVHKDGELVPLSPTEFKLLRYFLQNPGRVLSKAQILDAVWNYDFGGDANVVESYVSYLRRKVDTTEPRLLHTLRGVGYVLRLPRA comes from the coding sequence ATGGCTGCCGAGGCCCGGCTGCTCGTGGTGGACGACGAGCCCAACATCCGCGAGCTGCTCTCCGCGAGCCTGCGGTTCGCCGGGTTCGACGTGACGACCGCTGCGGACGGGCAGCAGGCGCTGAGCCTGGCCGAGTCCACGCGCCCGGACCTGGTCGTCCTCGACGTGATGATGCCCGGCCTGGACGGCTTCGGCGTGCTGCGCCGGATGCGGGAGAACGGCTCGCGGGTCCCGGTCGTGCTGCTCACGGCCAAGGACGCCACGGAGGACAAGATCGGCGGGCTGACGCTCGGCGCCGACGACTACGTGACCAAGCCGTTCAGCCTGGAGGAGGTCGTCGCCCGCATCCGCGCCGTGCTCCGCCGTGCCGGCGAGGCGGCGCCCGCGGACACCGCCCGCCTGAGCTTCGCCGACATCGAGCTCGACGAGGAGACCCACGAGGTCCACAAGGACGGCGAGCTCGTCCCGCTCTCCCCGACGGAGTTCAAGCTGCTCCGCTACTTCCTGCAGAACCCGGGCCGGGTGCTGAGCAAGGCGCAGATCCTCGACGCCGTGTGGAACTACGACTTCGGCGGGGATGCCAACGTCGTCGAGTCCTACGTCTCCTACCTGCGCCGCAAGGTCGACACGACCGAGCCGCGGCTGCTCCACACGCTGCGCGGGGTCGGGTACGTCCTGCGGCTGCCGCGCGCCTGA
- a CDS encoding S1C family serine protease, whose product MTETHTDRTTSSQPYDGDSHGPDFEVPASYSSGAARSSGAWWAGPDGRATQQREEQASAYAAPGQSLGYGSSYDTPAHGATQSAYAPAYDPFAPPAQPPAPERPATARSGPAWGRRAGAAALVLAVALGSGTAGAAISQAFDDDTAPVAATAAPAASGSAASTTVTAPTQSLAQVAAKVTPSVVSVSFTSSAGQGEGSGVVLSSDGTILTNNHVVAAAANGGQITVKFSDGKTARATILGRDPSTDLAVIKAEGVSGLTAASIGKSSELHVGDTVLAIGNPLGLEGSVSAGIVSALGRSVSIPAEEEQQQPDSMFPGQGRLPQASAGGGTTLKGAIQTDAAVNPGNSGGALVNAAGEVVGINSAIASLSSGSGESGSIGVGFAIPIDTAMKIAAQLEKGETVQHPMLGVSAADSTTGAAGAQIGSVTEGSGAAAAGLQSGDIITAIDGQPVTDFDDLSATISTHSVGDRVTVAYTRDGQSRTATVTLGSSD is encoded by the coding sequence ATGACCGAGACGCACACCGACCGCACCACCAGCTCGCAGCCGTACGACGGCGACTCGCACGGCCCTGACTTCGAGGTCCCCGCCTCGTACTCCTCGGGCGCCGCGCGGAGCAGTGGCGCCTGGTGGGCGGGCCCGGACGGCCGCGCGACCCAGCAGCGCGAGGAGCAGGCCTCCGCGTACGCCGCGCCCGGCCAGTCCCTCGGCTACGGCAGCAGCTACGACACCCCGGCCCACGGTGCGACGCAGTCCGCGTACGCCCCGGCGTACGACCCCTTCGCACCGCCCGCGCAGCCGCCGGCCCCCGAGCGGCCGGCCACCGCGAGGAGCGGGCCCGCCTGGGGCCGGCGGGCGGGGGCGGCCGCGCTCGTCCTGGCCGTCGCGCTGGGCAGCGGCACCGCCGGCGCCGCGATCTCGCAGGCCTTCGACGACGACACGGCCCCCGTCGCCGCCACCGCGGCCCCGGCCGCCTCCGGCAGCGCGGCCTCCACGACGGTGACCGCCCCGACGCAGTCGCTCGCCCAGGTGGCCGCGAAGGTGACGCCGAGCGTGGTGTCCGTGAGCTTCACGAGCAGCGCAGGCCAGGGCGAGGGCTCCGGCGTTGTGCTGTCCTCCGACGGCACGATCCTCACCAACAACCACGTCGTCGCCGCCGCCGCGAACGGCGGGCAGATCACGGTGAAGTTCTCCGACGGCAAGACCGCGCGGGCGACCATCCTCGGCCGCGACCCCTCGACCGACCTCGCCGTCATCAAGGCCGAGGGCGTCTCCGGCCTGACCGCCGCCAGCATCGGCAAGAGCTCGGAGCTGCACGTCGGCGACACGGTCCTCGCGATCGGCAACCCGCTCGGCCTCGAGGGCTCGGTGTCGGCGGGCATCGTCTCCGCGCTCGGCCGCAGCGTCTCCATCCCGGCCGAGGAGGAGCAGCAGCAGCCCGACTCGATGTTCCCCGGCCAGGGTCGGCTGCCACAGGCCTCGGCCGGCGGCGGGACCACGCTCAAGGGGGCCATCCAGACCGACGCCGCCGTCAACCCCGGCAACTCCGGCGGGGCCCTCGTCAACGCCGCGGGCGAGGTGGTCGGCATCAACAGCGCCATCGCCTCGCTGTCGAGCGGCTCCGGCGAGTCCGGCAGCATCGGCGTCGGCTTCGCCATCCCGATCGACACCGCCATGAAGATCGCCGCGCAGCTGGAGAAGGGCGAGACCGTCCAGCACCCGATGCTGGGCGTCAGCGCCGCCGACTCCACGACCGGGGCGGCCGGGGCGCAGATCGGCAGCGTCACCGAGGGCAGCGGCGCGGCCGCCGCGGGGCTCCAGTCCGGCGACATCATCACCGCCATCGACGGGCAGCCGGTCACGGACTTCGACGACCTCAGCGCCACGATCTCGACCCACTCGGTCGGAGACCGGGTGACCGTCGCCTACACCCGCGACGGGCAGAGCCGGACCGCCACGGTCACGCTCGGCTCCTCCGACTGA
- a CDS encoding LysE family transporter codes for MTAALLAGLVAGYGIAVPVGAVGAYLVALTARARVLVGACAALGVATADLVYAAAAVAGGGAAAAVLEPVAGPMELVFAGVLLAVSASIAARSVRAYRAPGPTPAGPPAMTPARAFGALLGLTLLNPTTVVYFTALVAGGAATALDDTMERTVFVTAAFVASASWQLVLVGGGAVLGQVLTAPRGRLTASALASSAVAGQALLLLLR; via the coding sequence GTGACGGCGGCCCTGCTCGCCGGGCTGGTCGCGGGCTACGGCATCGCCGTTCCGGTCGGGGCCGTCGGCGCCTACCTGGTGGCCCTGACCGCCCGGGCCCGTGTGCTGGTCGGCGCCTGCGCCGCACTCGGCGTCGCGACCGCCGACCTCGTGTACGCGGCGGCAGCCGTGGCCGGGGGCGGGGCTGCCGCCGCAGTGCTCGAGCCCGTCGCCGGGCCGATGGAGCTGGTGTTCGCGGGGGTGCTGCTCGCCGTCTCCGCATCGATCGCGGCCCGCTCCGTCCGGGCGTACCGCGCCCCCGGGCCGACGCCGGCGGGCCCGCCGGCGATGACGCCGGCACGGGCGTTCGGCGCGCTGCTCGGGCTCACCCTGCTGAACCCCACGACCGTCGTCTACTTCACGGCCCTCGTCGCGGGCGGCGCGGCCACGGCGCTCGACGACACGATGGAGCGAACGGTGTTCGTCACGGCGGCGTTCGTCGCCTCCGCCAGCTGGCAGCTCGTGCTGGTCGGTGGCGGCGCGGTGCTCGGGCAGGTGCTCACGGCGCCGCGCGGCCGGCTCACCGCTTCGGCCCTGGCGAGCTCCGCCGTCGCGGGGCAGGCCCTGCTGCTGCTGCTGCGGTAG